A genomic segment from Gemmatimonadaceae bacterium encodes:
- a CDS encoding HAD family hydrolase, translating to MSPRAAVFLDRDGTIVHDVHYLARPEQLALISGVPDALRRLQEAGLPLIVVTNQSGIGRGLLTEADFTVITARLDEMLAAHGITLTATYHCPDAPTVPDELSCRKPGDRMHRRAAEAHDIDLTLSFYIGDKWRDVAPAVQHDAVGILVPTPDTPYGDLSRAKEDAAVATTLGAAVDRVLRRHAQRG from the coding sequence GTGAGCCCACGCGCCGCCGTCTTCCTCGATCGTGACGGCACCATCGTCCACGACGTGCACTACCTCGCGCGGCCGGAGCAGCTGGCGCTGATCAGCGGCGTGCCCGATGCGCTGCGGCGGCTGCAGGAGGCCGGCCTGCCACTGATCGTGGTGACGAACCAGTCCGGGATCGGGCGCGGGCTGCTCACCGAGGCGGACTTCACCGTGATCACCGCGCGACTGGACGAGATGCTCGCGGCGCACGGTATCACACTCACGGCCACCTACCACTGCCCCGACGCGCCGACGGTCCCCGACGAGCTCTCCTGTCGCAAGCCCGGCGACCGCATGCACCGCCGCGCCGCGGAAGCGCATGACATCGACCTCACGCTGAGCTTCTACATCGGCGACAAGTGGCGCGACGTGGCGCCGGCGGTGCAGCACGACGCTGTCGGCATCCTGGTCCCCACCCCCGACACGCCGTACGGCGACCTCTCGCGCGCGAAGGAGGATGCCGCGGTGGCGACCACGCTCGGTGCGGCCGTGGACCGCGTGCTGCGGCGCCACGCGCAGCGGGGCTGA
- a CDS encoding DUF2723 domain-containing protein produces MHTDLDYRPSYLAAGLATLAVFVLYLITLAPSTAMWDASEYIAAAYVLGLPHPPGNPFFILIGNVFAHLPLPGVSVAVKLNMLAALSSAVAAGSWFLITERVLVSWLPAKWMRMAGASVATLIGATAFTVWNQSVVNEKVYTVSLAIFAIVAWLTVLWCDEPEGRRADKLLILIAFLLGLGYANHPAGMLPGPAVGLAVLFRAPKTLLNWKLLLACIAAVILGLSPFATQPIRAAHFPAINEGEPTACSTEIGMSCTFSAVTWDRFKYNFDRGQYGKPKLTERQAPFTAQVGMWWLYFKWQWLRDAHNENTGLQNALAVVFLGLGLIGGYVHYKRDQRSFLFFGPLIGTLTVGLIIYLNFKYGYSQDPDLGDSVAREVRDRDYFYLWSFSAWSVWAGLGLIFLWETVAGFMGTETIELGKQRFSSPKPRAWMMSAPVLGLALIPMVTNWTQASRAGQRDTRDFAYDLLNSVEPYGVLITVGDNDTFPLWYAQEVEGIRKDVLVANTSLMNTDWYTRQMIRRPIYEYDAAAGPAIYRGGTWKKPTTKPLSLTLAQADSVPLYVPLDSAMVFTHQSIQAVIDPKNLAQGVLERADILTLYMIRDNWNSRPIYFSRTSGNYGNSLGLGQYLLTQGLARRLLPTPPGVSADTIAIPGEGFVDVKRSLALWNTVFVGQKSIISRGDWVDKPSAGIPALYVSAGVVLADALRATGREADAKSIVETAKNIAVASRTINWFGGEAAILGVPPAESAPGPTALPLGTPAKP; encoded by the coding sequence GTGCATACCGACCTCGACTACCGGCCGTCGTATCTCGCGGCGGGACTCGCGACGCTCGCCGTGTTCGTGCTCTACCTCATCACGCTGGCGCCGAGTACGGCGATGTGGGATGCGAGCGAGTACATCGCGGCGGCGTATGTGCTGGGGCTGCCGCACCCGCCGGGCAACCCGTTTTTCATCCTGATCGGCAACGTCTTCGCCCACCTGCCGCTGCCCGGGGTGAGTGTGGCGGTGAAGCTGAACATGCTGGCGGCGCTCTCGAGCGCGGTGGCGGCGGGGTCGTGGTTCCTGATCACGGAGCGGGTGCTGGTGAGCTGGCTGCCGGCGAAGTGGATGCGGATGGCCGGGGCGAGCGTGGCCACGCTGATCGGCGCCACCGCCTTCACGGTGTGGAACCAGAGCGTGGTGAACGAGAAGGTGTACACCGTGTCGCTGGCGATCTTCGCGATCGTGGCCTGGCTCACGGTGCTCTGGTGCGACGAGCCGGAAGGGCGGCGTGCCGACAAGCTGCTGATCCTGATCGCCTTCCTGCTCGGCCTGGGCTACGCGAACCACCCGGCCGGCATGCTGCCCGGGCCGGCGGTGGGGCTCGCGGTGCTGTTCCGCGCCCCGAAGACATTGCTCAACTGGAAGCTGCTGCTGGCCTGCATCGCGGCGGTGATCCTTGGCCTGTCGCCGTTCGCCACGCAGCCCATCCGCGCGGCGCACTTCCCCGCCATCAACGAAGGCGAGCCGACGGCGTGCAGCACCGAGATCGGCATGAGCTGCACCTTCAGCGCCGTCACCTGGGACCGATTCAAGTACAACTTCGACCGCGGCCAGTACGGCAAGCCCAAGCTCACCGAGCGCCAGGCCCCGTTCACCGCGCAGGTCGGCATGTGGTGGCTGTACTTCAAGTGGCAGTGGCTGCGTGATGCCCACAACGAGAACACCGGCCTGCAGAACGCGCTGGCGGTGGTGTTCCTGGGGCTGGGCCTGATCGGCGGCTACGTGCACTACAAACGGGACCAACGGAGTTTCCTGTTCTTCGGGCCGCTGATCGGCACGCTCACCGTCGGGCTGATCATCTACCTGAACTTCAAGTACGGCTATTCGCAGGACCCCGACCTCGGGGACAGCGTCGCGCGCGAGGTGCGCGACCGCGATTACTTCTACCTGTGGAGCTTCAGCGCCTGGAGCGTGTGGGCGGGGCTCGGGCTGATCTTCCTCTGGGAAACGGTGGCCGGCTTCATGGGCACGGAGACGATCGAGCTCGGGAAGCAGCGGTTCTCGTCGCCGAAGCCGCGGGCGTGGATGATGAGCGCCCCGGTGCTCGGGCTGGCGCTGATCCCGATGGTGACCAACTGGACGCAGGCCAGCCGTGCCGGCCAGCGCGACACGCGTGACTTCGCCTACGACCTGCTGAACAGCGTGGAGCCGTACGGCGTGCTGATCACCGTCGGCGACAACGACACCTTCCCGCTCTGGTATGCGCAGGAGGTGGAGGGGATCCGCAAGGACGTGCTGGTGGCGAACACGAGCCTGATGAACACGGACTGGTACACGCGGCAGATGATCCGTCGGCCGATCTACGAGTACGACGCAGCGGCGGGCCCGGCGATCTACCGTGGTGGCACCTGGAAGAAGCCCACCACCAAGCCGCTCAGCCTGACGCTCGCGCAGGCCGACAGCGTGCCGCTGTACGTGCCGCTCGACTCAGCGATGGTGTTCACGCACCAGAGCATCCAGGCCGTGATCGACCCCAAGAACCTTGCGCAGGGCGTGCTGGAGCGGGCCGACATCCTGACGCTCTACATGATCCGCGACAACTGGAACTCGCGCCCGATCTACTTCTCGCGCACCAGCGGCAACTACGGCAACTCGCTGGGGCTGGGCCAGTACCTGCTGACGCAGGGGCTGGCGCGCCGGCTGCTGCCGACGCCGCCGGGAGTGAGTGCGGACACGATCGCGATCCCGGGTGAGGGTTTCGTGGACGTGAAGCGCAGCCTGGCGCTGTGGAACACGGTGTTCGTGGGCCAGAAGAGCATCATCAGCCGCGGCGACTGGGTGGACAAGCCGTCGGCCGGCATCCCGGCGCTGTACGTGAGCGCGGGGGTGGTGCTGGCGGATGCACTGCGGGCCACGGGGCGCGAGGCCGACGCGAAGAGCATCGTCGAGACGGCGAAAAACATCGCGGTGGCGAGCCGCACGATCAACTGGTTCGGTGGCGAGGCGGCGATCCTCGGGGTGCCGCCGGCGGAGAGTGCGCCCGGGCCGACGGCGTTGCCGCTGGGGACGCCGGCGAAGCCGTAG
- a CDS encoding carboxypeptidase regulatory-like domain-containing protein — protein MIATLPDTNARNVTPGKVMLRYDDVIGEQFGGGPLSRGVLISPWDGEPRVEWKRTGMTIRPRGGWRPNTAYTITVLPGVSDLKGQPSKNGYVYRFSTGPDFPRTAIRGAVFDLVLAKPLPNATVQAIDPGDTTRVWLTVTDSTGRFELTGVPPGTYVMRAIEEKTANRLLEPREPWDVARVSLADSARVELYTFVHDTMPVRISEIKVADSVTIAMVMDKPMLAGAAITVTDVHVVAPDSSELAVTLVATALEQRRLRERADSIARATDTTERGGVAPPRRTIDPTARRDTTAKVAPLVSSRPQPSTELFVTVGTRLVPGATYRVTIAGLRNLLGVTGTATRTLVVPRPPAADSTRAPARRDSTRPARPPTPAPAPAVRPPGRPPRR, from the coding sequence GTGATCGCCACCCTGCCGGACACCAACGCGCGCAACGTCACCCCGGGCAAGGTGATGCTCCGCTACGACGACGTGATCGGCGAGCAGTTCGGCGGGGGGCCGCTCTCGCGCGGCGTGCTGATCTCGCCGTGGGACGGCGAGCCGCGCGTGGAGTGGAAGCGGACCGGCATGACCATCCGTCCCCGCGGGGGCTGGCGGCCGAACACGGCATACACCATCACCGTGCTGCCCGGCGTGAGTGACCTGAAGGGCCAGCCGTCGAAGAACGGCTACGTGTACCGCTTCAGCACGGGCCCCGACTTCCCGCGCACCGCGATCCGCGGCGCGGTGTTCGACCTCGTGCTGGCGAAGCCGCTGCCGAACGCCACGGTGCAGGCCATCGACCCGGGCGACACCACCCGCGTGTGGCTCACCGTCACCGACTCGACCGGCCGCTTCGAGCTGACCGGCGTGCCGCCCGGCACCTACGTCATGCGCGCCATCGAGGAGAAGACGGCCAACCGCCTGCTCGAACCCCGCGAGCCCTGGGACGTGGCGCGTGTGTCGCTCGCCGATTCGGCGCGGGTGGAGCTGTACACCTTCGTGCACGACACCATGCCGGTGCGGATCAGCGAGATCAAGGTCGCCGACAGCGTGACGATCGCGATGGTGATGGACAAGCCGATGCTGGCCGGCGCAGCCATCACGGTGACCGACGTCCACGTGGTGGCCCCCGACTCCTCGGAGCTGGCCGTGACGCTGGTGGCGACCGCGCTCGAGCAGCGCCGGCTGCGCGAGCGCGCCGACAGCATCGCCCGCGCGACCGACACCACCGAGCGCGGTGGCGTGGCGCCACCACGCCGCACCATCGATCCCACCGCCCGTCGCGACACGACGGCGAAGGTCGCTCCCCTCGTGTCGTCGCGGCCGCAGCCGTCCACCGAGCTGTTCGTCACGGTGGGCACCCGCCTCGTGCCGGGCGCGACCTATCGCGTCACGATCGCGGGGCTGCGCAACCTGCTCGGCGTCACCGGCACGGCCACACGCACGCTGGTGGTGCCGCGACCACCGGCCGCGGACAGCACCCGCGCGCCCGCCCGTCGCGACAGCACCCGCCCTGCCCGTCCGCCCACACCGGCACCGGCACCGGCAGTGCGACCGCCGGGCCGGCCCCCCCGCCGATGA
- a CDS encoding phosphoribosylglycinamide formyltransferase, producing the protein MSAPALSQPRTRIAAFVSGGGSNMLAVHDFQQARGAQAAGEIVLVVSNRPTCAALGRATARGLTTAVLADPRDGAAVLALLAAHRIEVLVLAGYLAFVPDAVTRAFRGRIVNVHPSLLPAFGGHGMYGRHVHAAVLAAGARISGATVHFVDEIYDRGAIIAQWPVPVFEEDSPESLAERVLRVEHALLPRVVELLCAESLALDDDGTVHGVFLTGTQADVFSLQAAAPLDADLDRALNK; encoded by the coding sequence ATGTCCGCTCCTGCCCTCTCGCAGCCACGCACGCGGATCGCCGCGTTCGTCTCCGGTGGCGGCTCGAACATGCTCGCCGTGCACGATTTCCAGCAGGCGCGCGGGGCCCAGGCCGCGGGCGAGATCGTGCTGGTGGTGTCCAACCGGCCGACCTGCGCGGCACTGGGGCGGGCGACGGCGCGCGGCCTCACGACCGCAGTGCTCGCCGACCCGCGCGACGGCGCCGCGGTGCTGGCGCTGCTCGCGGCGCACCGGATCGAGGTCCTGGTGCTGGCCGGCTACCTGGCGTTCGTGCCGGATGCCGTGACGCGCGCGTTCCGCGGCCGGATCGTGAACGTGCACCCCTCGCTGCTGCCCGCGTTCGGCGGGCACGGGATGTACGGCCGCCACGTGCACGCGGCGGTGCTCGCCGCCGGCGCGCGGATCAGCGGCGCCACGGTGCACTTCGTGGACGAGATCTACGATCGCGGCGCGATCATCGCGCAGTGGCCGGTGCCGGTGTTCGAGGAGGACAGCCCCGAGTCGCTGGCAGAGCGCGTGCTGCGCGTGGAACACGCCCTGCTGCCGCGCGTGGTGGAACTGCTCTGCGCCGAGTCGCTGGCGCTGGACGACGATGGCACCGTGCACGGCGTGTTCCTCACCGGCACGCAGGCCGACGTCTTCTCGCTGCAGGCGGCCGCACCGCTGGACGCGGACCTCGACCGTGCCCTGAACAAATGA
- a CDS encoding valine--tRNA ligase — MPHTTGAAAAESSDELPTTYRAADVESALYARWQAAGIDTASPARVTHCGGARQPYTIVMPPPNVTAILHVGHGLNNTVQDVLIRWRRMAGDEALWVPGTDHAGIATQNVVEKQLAAEGSSRQALGREAFVARTARFVETTGGEILDQLKAIGSSADWTRTAYTLSAPLSEAVTEAFVRLFEEGLVYRGHRVIHWCPRCMTSLSDEEAEFNDTQGALYHIRYALAGDAARGITVATTRPETLLGDVAVAVNPSDERYASLVGQQLVLPINGVRIPVIADDYTDKDFGSGAVKITPAHDPNDFEVGKRHHLDAPVIMDAESRMLGLGDAADRVPPDLRGVDRFEARERIVNMLRDSGALVKVEPHAHAVRHCYRCDTVVEPRLSDQWFVKMAPLAKPALEAVRTGRIRILPDRWEAVYINWLEGIRDWNISRQLWWGHRVPVYYCDHCGAEPRASRTPITTCAGCGGAVRQDEDVLDTWFSSWLWPISTLGWPDAASEDLKAFYPGDVLVTAPEILFFWVSRMIMSGLHFMGDAPYHTVYLHGTVRDMQHRKMSKSLGNGIDPMDVVRLYGADSLRWTMVAGMGLGVDVLLDPTDLEKSFAPGRNFLTKLWNIGRFLLTKVGTAPVQPVEDIDPAALTIADRWILDRLDIAIRECDAALGPPRPGPTGRWTEAERTTGMRLDAYADTARRFVWNELADWYLETVKPRLGAGGADAEVARAVLVHAFDHALRLLQPIIPFITETLWAKLPPIAGGAQRGGDFLATTAWPVAGGAPRGGEAFDLVLNAVVAIRQLRNEYKVKPASRIEVTLVPAGADATTAGALVETIGALTRSTVTTGTSAGANAAHAVLAGGTEVVIAMAQLAGSESAEDTAKECARLSAELEQVRKLLAGVTAKLANESFTSRAKPEVVEGARAQERDLSQKVEALTRKVEALCGTR; from the coding sequence ATGCCCCACACGACCGGCGCTGCCGCAGCCGAGTCCAGCGACGAGCTGCCCACCACGTACCGCGCCGCCGACGTGGAGTCGGCGCTCTATGCGCGGTGGCAGGCGGCCGGGATCGACACCGCCAGCCCCGCCCGCGTCACGCACTGCGGGGGGGCCCGGCAGCCGTACACCATCGTCATGCCGCCGCCGAACGTGACGGCCATCCTGCACGTGGGCCACGGCCTGAACAACACCGTGCAGGACGTGCTGATCCGCTGGCGCCGCATGGCGGGCGACGAGGCACTCTGGGTGCCGGGCACCGACCACGCCGGCATCGCCACGCAGAACGTGGTGGAGAAGCAGCTCGCCGCCGAGGGCTCGTCGCGCCAGGCGCTGGGACGTGAGGCCTTCGTGGCCCGCACCGCACGGTTCGTGGAAACCACCGGCGGCGAGATCCTCGACCAGCTCAAGGCCATCGGCAGCAGCGCCGACTGGACGCGCACGGCCTACACCCTCTCGGCCCCGCTCTCCGAGGCGGTGACTGAGGCATTCGTGCGGCTGTTCGAGGAGGGATTGGTGTACCGCGGCCACCGCGTGATCCACTGGTGCCCGCGCTGCATGACGTCGCTCTCCGACGAGGAGGCGGAGTTCAACGACACGCAGGGGGCGCTCTACCACATCCGCTACGCGCTGGCCGGTGACGCCGCCCGCGGCATCACGGTGGCGACCACGCGGCCGGAGACGCTGCTCGGCGACGTGGCGGTGGCGGTGAACCCGTCCGACGAGCGCTACGCGTCGCTGGTGGGCCAGCAACTGGTGCTGCCGATCAACGGCGTGCGGATCCCGGTGATCGCCGACGACTACACCGACAAGGACTTCGGCAGCGGTGCGGTGAAGATCACGCCGGCGCACGACCCGAACGACTTCGAGGTGGGCAAGCGCCACCACCTGGACGCGCCGGTGATCATGGATGCCGAGTCGCGGATGCTGGGACTGGGCGATGCAGCGGATCGCGTGCCTCCGGACCTGCGCGGCGTGGATCGCTTCGAGGCACGCGAGCGCATCGTGAACATGCTGCGCGACAGCGGCGCCCTGGTGAAGGTGGAGCCGCATGCACACGCCGTGCGCCACTGCTACCGCTGTGACACGGTGGTGGAGCCGCGCCTCAGCGACCAGTGGTTCGTGAAGATGGCGCCGCTGGCGAAGCCGGCCCTCGAGGCGGTGCGCACGGGACGCATCCGCATCCTGCCCGACCGCTGGGAGGCCGTGTACATCAACTGGCTCGAGGGCATCCGCGACTGGAACATCTCGCGGCAGCTCTGGTGGGGCCATCGCGTGCCGGTGTACTACTGCGATCACTGCGGCGCCGAGCCGCGGGCCTCGCGCACGCCGATCACGACCTGTGCGGGGTGTGGTGGTGCCGTGCGTCAGGACGAGGACGTGCTCGACACCTGGTTCTCGAGCTGGCTCTGGCCGATCTCCACGCTCGGCTGGCCCGACGCGGCGTCGGAGGACCTGAAGGCCTTCTACCCCGGCGACGTGCTGGTGACGGCCCCGGAGATCCTGTTCTTCTGGGTGTCACGAATGATCATGTCGGGCCTCCACTTCATGGGGGATGCGCCGTACCACACGGTGTACCTGCACGGCACCGTGCGCGACATGCAGCATCGCAAGATGTCGAAGTCGCTGGGCAACGGCATCGACCCGATGGACGTGGTGCGCCTCTACGGTGCCGATTCGCTGCGCTGGACGATGGTGGCCGGCATGGGACTGGGTGTGGACGTCCTGCTGGACCCGACGGACCTCGAGAAGAGCTTCGCGCCGGGCCGCAACTTCCTCACCAAGCTCTGGAACATCGGCCGCTTCCTGCTCACGAAGGTGGGCACCGCGCCGGTGCAGCCGGTGGAGGACATCGACCCGGCGGCGCTGACCATCGCCGACCGCTGGATCCTCGACCGCCTCGACATCGCGATCCGCGAGTGCGACGCGGCGCTTGGCCCGCCGCGCCCGGGGCCGACGGGGCGCTGGACGGAGGCCGAACGCACCACCGGCATGCGCCTCGATGCGTACGCCGACACGGCGCGCCGCTTCGTGTGGAACGAGCTGGCGGATTGGTACCTCGAGACCGTGAAGCCCCGCCTCGGTGCCGGTGGCGCCGATGCGGAGGTGGCGCGCGCGGTGCTGGTGCACGCGTTCGACCATGCGTTGCGCCTGCTGCAACCGATCATCCCGTTCATCACCGAGACACTGTGGGCGAAGCTGCCGCCGATCGCGGGTGGCGCGCAGCGTGGTGGCGACTTCCTGGCCACCACCGCCTGGCCGGTGGCCGGCGGCGCTCCGCGTGGCGGCGAGGCGTTCGACCTGGTGCTGAACGCCGTGGTGGCGATCCGGCAGCTGCGGAACGAGTACAAGGTGAAGCCGGCCAGCCGCATCGAGGTGACGCTGGTGCCGGCGGGCGCCGATGCCACCACGGCGGGCGCGCTGGTGGAGACGATCGGGGCGCTCACGCGCAGCACGGTGACGACCGGCACCAGCGCTGGTGCGAACGCCGCGCATGCGGTGCTGGCTGGCGGCACCGAGGTCGTGATCGCGATGGCGCAGCTGGCCGGCAGCGAGTCGGCCGAGGACACGGCGAAGGAGTGCGCACGCCTCTCGGCGGAACTGGAGCAGGTGCGGAAACTGCTGGCCGGCGTCACCGCGAAGCTGGCGAACGAGTCGTTCACGTCGCGCGCGAAGCCCGAGGTGGTGGAAGGTGCGCGGGCGCAGGAGCGTGACCTGTCGCAGAAGGTCGAGGCACTCACGCGGAAGGTCGAGGCGCTGTGCGGCACGCGCTGA
- a CDS encoding BON domain-containing protein has product MTRRRNRPDQTSGTRIGALLLGAIAGVAVGVLLADRGMLTGGLTRALRRDTPDPDAPRPRRTPPPAGARPLRTAPAERTARAPVTDEAALEARVLETFRNDPILVDRPIDIGAIGTGIIELTGWVDAHSEIRHATTLTRGTIGVHTVVNRLVVRGGTPAA; this is encoded by the coding sequence GTGACACGACGTCGTAACCGTCCAGACCAGACCTCCGGCACTCGCATCGGCGCCCTCCTGCTCGGGGCGATCGCGGGGGTGGCCGTCGGCGTGCTGCTCGCCGACCGCGGCATGCTCACGGGTGGCCTGACGCGCGCGCTCCGTCGCGACACGCCGGATCCCGACGCGCCGCGCCCCCGACGCACGCCGCCCCCGGCCGGGGCGCGCCCGCTCCGCACCGCCCCCGCCGAGCGCACCGCACGAGCGCCCGTCACCGACGAGGCGGCGCTCGAGGCGCGCGTGCTCGAGACCTTCCGCAACGATCCCATCCTCGTGGACCGCCCGATCGACATCGGCGCCATCGGCACCGGGATCATCGAGCTGACGGGGTGGGTGGACGCCCACTCCGAGATCCGGCACGCCACGACCCTGACGCGCGGCACGATCGGCGTCCACACGGTCGTCAACCGGCTGGTCGTACGCGGCGGCACGCCCGCCGCCTGA
- the purH gene encoding bifunctional phosphoribosylaminoimidazolecarboxamide formyltransferase/IMP cyclohydrolase: protein MPRALLSVSDKSGLVDLAKELIARHWELVSTGGTAKALRDAGLAVRDISEITDFPEMLDGRVKTLHPMVHGGLLYRRDLPEHVEAVREFGIGAIDLVVVNLYPFRATAAKPGVLPHDVIEQIDIGGPSMLRSAAKNFSAVTVVCDPADYPRVIASLDARDDEGAMIMRRDLAAKVFAHTASYDSAIAGWLQHQVAPDDPFPATLPLAFEKAQGLRYGENPEQRAAFYVERAGAGLASLKQLGGKELSFNNLLDVDGALMAIEPFAEQVACAIIKHTTPCGLAIGATPLEAWQKALACDPTSAFGGVVAFSVAIDDATAEAMGTMFLECIVAPAIAESAAELLGKKKNLRVLIGTLPAQDAGGMDIKRVRGGVLLQDRMRVPTGSIPWTVVSTRQPTAAELVDLAFAWRASAAVKSNAIVLARDGATIGIGAGQMSRVDASFLAGHKAKAAGHDTAGSALASDAFFPFRDGIDAAATAGVRAIVQPGGSVRDAEVIAAADEHGIAMVFTGARLFRH from the coding sequence ATGCCGCGCGCATTGCTGAGCGTTTCCGACAAGTCCGGCCTCGTGGATCTCGCGAAGGAACTCATCGCCCGCCACTGGGAGCTCGTCTCCACCGGCGGCACCGCGAAGGCGCTGCGCGACGCCGGCCTCGCGGTGCGTGACATCAGCGAGATCACCGACTTCCCCGAGATGCTCGACGGGCGCGTGAAGACGCTGCACCCGATGGTGCACGGCGGCCTGCTGTACCGCCGCGACCTGCCGGAGCACGTGGAGGCGGTGCGCGAGTTCGGGATCGGTGCCATCGACCTGGTGGTGGTGAACCTCTACCCGTTCCGCGCCACGGCCGCGAAGCCGGGCGTGCTCCCGCACGACGTGATCGAGCAGATCGACATCGGCGGCCCCAGCATGCTGCGCTCGGCCGCGAAGAACTTCAGCGCGGTGACGGTGGTCTGTGACCCGGCCGACTACCCGCGCGTGATCGCGTCGCTGGACGCACGCGATGATGAAGGTGCGATGATCATGCGCCGCGACCTGGCGGCGAAGGTGTTCGCGCACACCGCCAGCTACGACAGCGCGATTGCCGGCTGGCTGCAGCACCAGGTGGCGCCGGACGACCCGTTCCCGGCCACGCTGCCGCTGGCGTTCGAGAAGGCGCAGGGGCTCCGCTACGGCGAGAACCCCGAGCAGCGCGCCGCCTTCTACGTGGAGCGCGCCGGTGCCGGCCTCGCCTCGCTGAAGCAGCTCGGCGGCAAGGAGCTGAGCTTCAACAACCTGCTGGACGTGGATGGCGCGCTGATGGCGATCGAGCCGTTCGCGGAACAGGTGGCGTGTGCGATCATCAAGCACACCACGCCCTGCGGCCTGGCGATCGGCGCGACACCGCTGGAGGCGTGGCAGAAGGCGCTGGCCTGCGACCCGACGAGTGCGTTCGGTGGTGTGGTCGCCTTCAGCGTCGCCATCGACGATGCGACGGCCGAGGCGATGGGCACCATGTTCCTGGAGTGCATCGTGGCGCCGGCGATTGCCGAGAGTGCGGCGGAGCTGCTGGGGAAGAAGAAGAACCTTCGGGTGCTGATCGGCACGCTGCCGGCGCAGGATGCGGGGGGCATGGACATCAAGCGGGTGCGCGGCGGGGTGCTGCTGCAGGACCGGATGCGGGTGCCGACCGGCTCGATCCCGTGGACGGTGGTGAGCACCCGCCAGCCGACGGCGGCGGAGCTGGTGGACCTGGCGTTCGCCTGGCGGGCGTCGGCGGCGGTGAAGTCGAACGCGATCGTGCTGGCCCGCGACGGCGCGACGATCGGCATCGGTGCCGGCCAGATGAGCCGGGTGGACGCGAGTTTCCTGGCGGGCCACAAGGCGAAGGCGGCGGGCCACGACACCGCGGGCTCGGCGCTGGCCTCCGACGCCTTCTTCCCCTTCCGCGACGGCATCGACGCCGCGGCAACGGCCGGGGTGCGGGCGATTGTCCAGCCCGGCGGGTCGGTCCGGGACGCCGAGGTGATCGCCGCTGCGGATGAGCACGGTATTGCAATGGTGTTCACGGGCGCCCGCCTGTTCCGGCATTGA